The Octadecabacter arcticus 238 genome contains a region encoding:
- a CDS encoding IS6 family transposase: MSVDFKGAHYPESVILYAVYFYVRYGVSYRDLEEIMEERGAEVDHATLNRWVVKFGPLMAVQAQSRKKPTAKSWRMDETYIKVKGKWTYYYRAVDNTGKTLDFMLSERRDKAAARRFFKRAIGTNGVPDRVVIDKSGANLAGLQSINVILKFTGSGNTIKILQVKYLNNIIEQDHRFVKRITAPMLGFKAFHSAEATLAGIETAHMIRKGQLHANGLTAFQQFAELAA, from the coding sequence ATGTCGGTTGATTTCAAGGGAGCCCATTATCCTGAGAGTGTAATCCTGTACGCGGTTTATTTCTATGTGCGATATGGAGTTTCCTATCGCGACCTGGAAGAAATCATGGAGGAGCGTGGGGCTGAAGTTGACCATGCAACCTTGAACCGTTGGGTGGTTAAGTTTGGGCCGCTGATGGCGGTACAAGCGCAGTCCCGCAAGAAGCCAACCGCCAAATCTTGGCGCATGGACGAAACCTACATCAAGGTTAAAGGCAAATGGACCTACTATTACCGGGCGGTCGACAACACAGGAAAAACCCTTGATTTCATGCTGTCTGAGCGTCGCGACAAGGCTGCGGCCCGTCGGTTTTTCAAGCGCGCGATTGGCACGAATGGCGTGCCTGACCGTGTCGTCATCGACAAGAGCGGCGCCAATCTGGCGGGTCTGCAAAGCATCAATGTGATCCTGAAGTTCACGGGCTCAGGCAACACCATCAAGATCCTGCAGGTCAAATACCTCAACAACATCATTGAACAGGACCATCGCTTCGTAAAGCGGATCACGGCCCCGATGCTTGGCTTCAAGGCCTTCCATTCTGCCGAGGCGACCTTGGCTGGGATCGAGACCGCGCACATGATCCGAAAAGGGCAGCTCCATGCCAACGGCCTCACCGCGTTTCAGCAGTTTGCGGAGCTCGCAGCATAA
- a CDS encoding efflux RND transporter permease subunit has product MNGVIKWMAEHPVAANLTMVFVVVVGMLTALQMPQKTFPEFTLDTVSVSVSYPGSSPLEIQDSIVRPIEDQLSGIDGIDSITASISEGRGGVTVSFLRGEDIQEKLDEIKTEIDRITVLPEDADDPIVMQASNSTRVLEIAIHGDASERVLKEEAERLKDALVGLSSISFVEVGNIRAYEISIEVDRDNLRAYGITMAEVANVIAQNSLELPGGSIDTDTVAIPIRTTGRNYTQSDFENIIVRTGDQGGRVYLRDIAKVIDGFEDADLAANFNGEESVSVNVFRVGDEQVLSIVEEARAYLASTYRPSLEDGINATVWKDDSKDLQDRIDLLVNNAAIGLALVVLCLALFLDIRLAFWSAMGIGVSFAATFIFMGALGMSINMISLFGFILAIGIVVDNAIVVSENIYKNGERGLPAMQAAVKGTQRIAVPVIFSALTTIVAFWPLTQLPSTLGKFLTDIPIVVIVVLSLSLLQALLILPRNLSRLDVSPSYRPNIVFRLLNVIRSGVDAVLQWFIRVPLDAVLRFTTKGFAVLIPIALSVAMMIMTVGLLSFGYVKFNFFPSIDSDFVTASIEMNDGTTFQMTQNVAEHVRLSAIKVGADIQADLPNDAPDVIVGVNVVVGQGVAEGGPEGGSAAGGATLANVVVQLTDPTLRDWDAGTYEIAWRREIGAIASVNKLSVSAELIGAGDPISIELSLPDGQDITPIVTELRLGLREIPGVFAIQDDNSAGRIEYRLALREEARLYDVTLSDLANQTRAGFFGVEATTVQRGADNIAVMVRYPADQRDSLSDLLSTWITTPLGDQIPLSVVAYIEEGLSPTQIFRRNGRQVTTVISDLDINVATSSEVNAIIEAELIPPLQEKYSDLLISSGGEQREQSDAQSALGQALGIALFIIYALLALVFRSYVQPIVVMVAIPLGLIGAVSGHYIMGIPLTILSIFGIIGLAGVVINNSLVMVDVYNEHIADGMKVREAVVQGTKERFRPILLTSLTTFLGVYPLIMETSLQAQFLIPLAVSIGYGVLFGTVIIVLTVPAVFMAQFYISTGLVTVIAAFADHPAPPKQPGRPVDTATVSKLNAAE; this is encoded by the coding sequence GTGAATGGAGTAATCAAATGGATGGCAGAGCATCCGGTGGCCGCGAACCTGACGATGGTTTTTGTCGTTGTGGTAGGTATGCTGACGGCGCTCCAGATGCCTCAAAAGACGTTCCCAGAATTCACGCTTGATACTGTCAGCGTATCTGTCAGTTATCCCGGATCATCACCGCTAGAAATTCAAGATAGCATCGTCCGTCCGATCGAGGATCAACTGTCGGGGATCGACGGGATTGATAGCATTACTGCTTCGATCAGCGAAGGGCGTGGTGGGGTTACTGTGTCGTTTCTGCGCGGCGAAGACATCCAAGAAAAGCTCGACGAAATTAAGACCGAGATTGATCGCATTACAGTGCTTCCTGAAGATGCGGATGACCCCATCGTTATGCAGGCCAGCAACAGCACTCGCGTGCTGGAAATCGCGATCCACGGCGATGCGTCCGAGCGGGTTTTGAAAGAAGAGGCTGAACGACTGAAAGATGCACTTGTTGGTCTCAGCAGCATTTCGTTTGTAGAAGTTGGCAATATCCGTGCATATGAAATCTCTATCGAGGTCGACCGGGATAATTTGCGGGCTTACGGCATCACTATGGCCGAGGTGGCAAATGTAATTGCCCAAAACTCGCTTGAGTTGCCGGGTGGGTCGATTGACACCGACACGGTTGCAATTCCGATTCGCACGACGGGTCGAAATTATACCCAAAGCGATTTCGAGAATATTATCGTACGGACTGGAGACCAGGGCGGACGCGTCTACTTGCGTGACATCGCAAAGGTAATCGACGGGTTTGAGGATGCGGATCTTGCTGCTAACTTCAACGGCGAAGAGTCTGTTTCAGTCAACGTGTTTAGGGTTGGCGATGAACAAGTCCTAAGCATCGTCGAAGAAGCACGCGCCTATCTTGCCTCAACCTATCGGCCGTCACTTGAGGATGGGATCAACGCGACGGTCTGGAAGGACGACTCAAAGGATTTGCAGGACCGAATCGACCTGTTGGTGAACAACGCGGCCATCGGTCTTGCGCTGGTCGTGCTTTGCCTCGCGCTTTTCCTTGATATTCGATTGGCATTTTGGTCGGCGATGGGGATTGGTGTTTCCTTTGCTGCGACCTTTATCTTCATGGGTGCGTTAGGCATGTCGATCAATATGATCTCGCTTTTCGGTTTTATTCTTGCGATTGGTATTGTGGTTGATAATGCAATCGTGGTCAGCGAAAATATTTATAAGAACGGCGAACGCGGGCTGCCTGCTATGCAAGCTGCTGTGAAAGGTACGCAGCGAATTGCGGTGCCTGTGATCTTCTCGGCGCTCACGACAATCGTCGCTTTCTGGCCGCTGACACAACTACCCAGCACCTTGGGCAAGTTCCTGACCGATATCCCAATCGTCGTGATTGTTGTTCTTAGCCTATCTCTTTTGCAGGCACTGCTAATCCTGCCACGCAACCTATCGCGCTTGGACGTCTCGCCAAGCTATCGTCCGAACATCGTGTTTCGTTTGTTGAATGTCATCCGGTCAGGCGTTGATGCGGTGTTACAATGGTTCATTCGCGTTCCACTTGATGCTGTTTTGCGGTTCACGACCAAGGGCTTTGCTGTTCTGATCCCAATCGCACTGTCGGTCGCAATGATGATCATGACTGTTGGGCTTTTGTCTTTCGGCTATGTGAAATTCAACTTTTTCCCGTCAATCGATAGTGATTTTGTCACCGCTAGCATCGAAATGAACGACGGCACGACTTTCCAGATGACCCAAAATGTCGCAGAGCATGTCCGTTTGTCAGCTATCAAAGTGGGCGCTGATATCCAAGCGGACCTTCCCAACGATGCGCCTGATGTAATTGTCGGTGTGAATGTCGTTGTCGGCCAAGGCGTCGCCGAGGGTGGTCCTGAGGGTGGATCCGCTGCGGGCGGCGCCACGTTGGCGAATGTGGTCGTGCAGCTTACCGACCCGACGCTGCGCGACTGGGACGCAGGAACGTACGAGATCGCTTGGCGACGAGAGATCGGCGCAATTGCGTCGGTCAACAAACTCAGTGTCTCGGCGGAACTCATCGGTGCAGGTGACCCGATTTCAATTGAGCTGTCTTTGCCCGATGGCCAAGATATCACACCGATTGTGACTGAGCTGCGTCTGGGCTTGCGCGAAATTCCTGGAGTCTTTGCTATACAAGACGACAACTCGGCTGGGCGGATTGAATATCGCTTGGCCTTGCGTGAAGAGGCGCGACTTTACGATGTGACGCTCTCCGATCTTGCCAACCAGACTCGCGCGGGGTTCTTCGGCGTTGAGGCGACCACCGTGCAGCGCGGTGCAGACAACATCGCGGTGATGGTGCGGTATCCTGCGGACCAGCGCGATAGTTTGTCGGACCTTTTGTCAACATGGATCACAACTCCGTTGGGCGATCAAATTCCGCTCAGCGTTGTTGCCTATATCGAGGAAGGCCTATCGCCTACGCAAATTTTCCGTCGTAATGGCCGTCAGGTAACGACAGTCATTTCTGATCTGGATATCAATGTGGCCACTAGTTCCGAAGTAAATGCGATCATCGAGGCTGAGCTAATTCCGCCACTGCAAGAGAAATATAGCGACTTGCTGATCAGTTCAGGCGGAGAGCAGCGCGAGCAATCCGATGCGCAATCGGCGTTGGGGCAGGCGCTCGGGATTGCCTTGTTTATTATCTACGCGCTTTTGGCATTGGTGTTCCGATCCTATGTGCAGCCGATTGTTGTGATGGTTGCGATTCCGCTTGGCCTGATTGGCGCGGTTTCTGGGCACTACATCATGGGCATTCCACTTACGATCCTGTCGATCTTTGGGATCATCGGTTTGGCGGGTGTTGTGATCAACAACTCGCTTGTGATGGTTGATGTCTATAACGAGCATATTGCCGACGGTATGAAAGTGCGAGAAGCAGTGGTGCAGGGCACTAAGGAGCGTTTTCGCCCCATTCTGCTAACCTCGCTGACAACGTTCCTCGGGGTTTATCCGCTGATAATGGAAACTTCATTGCAGGCGCAGTTTTTGATCCCTCTCGCAGTTTCGATTGGCTACGGTGTGTTGTTTGGAACAGTCATCATCGTGCTGACGGTCCCGGCGGTGTTCATGGCGCAGTTCTACATCAGCACAGGTCTTGTGACAGTTATCGCGGCCTTCGCGGATCATCCTGCGCCGCCAAAGCAGCCGGGTCGCCCCGTTGATACAGCCACCGTCTCAAAGCTGAACGCGGCTGAATAA
- a CDS encoding efflux RND transporter periplasmic adaptor subunit, with translation MKRIFGYLGTGLREIFWIAVAMTVIFGGISGFRYLGENREVVEPAIIERPITLVKTIDLTLLNTPLPIRGQGFMQPFRIANLASQVGGQVIELHPAITNRGSFQQGDILVRLDDSAERATLTQTQANINATLARLDLNRILLERTETLLARGSASQSALDQVKSTQEELSANLNSLIATQSVAEVGLDRKLVIAPFDGAVLSMQVEIGTVINGGQTIAEIFTQDRMEIDVPIRGADAALIPGLFEGGSPSATVSVRFAGQTFEWDAQVSRVSPTLNARTRTLTVTVELTDIADARATGTSIMASGAPPALINSFAKVVIEGPMPEATYAIPSTALRGGERLWFLEPSDATGGTLGIVEATLIHVDGETSYVQADVLPAGGRLITTALSTPQAGMQLRDVAGGIETAVVAEDDQP, from the coding sequence ATGAAAAGAATTTTTGGCTACCTAGGCACTGGGCTACGGGAAATCTTCTGGATAGCAGTTGCTATGACCGTGATTTTTGGTGGGATCAGCGGGTTCCGGTATCTTGGTGAAAATCGTGAAGTTGTTGAACCAGCAATAATCGAACGTCCAATCACACTTGTTAAAACCATTGACTTGACCCTTCTCAATACGCCGTTGCCTATTCGTGGCCAAGGATTCATGCAACCTTTTCGCATCGCTAATTTAGCCAGCCAAGTGGGCGGACAGGTAATTGAGTTGCATCCCGCGATCACGAACCGTGGTTCGTTCCAGCAAGGCGACATTCTGGTACGGTTAGATGACAGCGCCGAACGCGCCACACTGACGCAAACGCAGGCGAACATTAATGCCACCCTTGCACGGTTGGACCTAAATAGAATTTTACTTGAACGAACCGAGACATTGCTCGCTAGAGGGTCTGCCAGCCAATCGGCGCTTGATCAGGTGAAAAGTACACAAGAAGAGCTGTCGGCTAACCTGAACAGTTTGATTGCCACACAAAGCGTGGCCGAGGTCGGCCTTGACCGCAAATTGGTCATCGCACCATTCGACGGAGCGGTTCTGTCGATGCAGGTGGAAATCGGGACTGTCATCAACGGCGGCCAAACCATCGCAGAGATATTCACCCAAGACCGGATGGAAATTGATGTGCCCATCCGCGGAGCTGACGCGGCCTTGATCCCGGGCTTATTTGAAGGTGGATCGCCGAGTGCGACAGTGTCAGTGCGTTTTGCCGGACAGACGTTTGAGTGGGATGCACAAGTGAGCCGTGTCTCTCCGACGTTGAACGCGCGCACGCGCACGCTGACTGTCACTGTCGAATTGACCGACATTGCAGATGCACGCGCCACAGGTACCAGTATTATGGCGTCTGGCGCGCCGCCTGCACTTATAAACTCATTTGCCAAAGTGGTTATTGAAGGCCCAATGCCAGAGGCGACCTACGCTATTCCATCAACAGCCCTACGCGGTGGAGAACGGTTGTGGTTCCTGGAGCCGTCTGACGCGACAGGTGGAACGCTGGGTATCGTTGAGGCCACATTGATCCATGTTGATGGCGAGACTTCATATGTCCAAGCCGATGTTCTGCCCGCAGGCGGGCGGTTGATCACGACAGCACTTTCAACGCCGCAGGCAGGAATGCAACTGCGCGATGTCGCGGGTGGTATCGAGACCGCAGTAGTCGCGGAGGATGATCAGCCGTGA
- a CDS encoding IS91 family transposase — METGHKLEIADIFRSYGPTWRWANAGHVSLAQLKVMSAIEACRTEALGGHVAACSECNHQHIAYNSCKNRHCPKCQGPAACDWMAARADDLLPVEYFHVVFTLPAEIARIAYWNKKAIYGLLFKASAQTVTTIAADPKRLGARIGLTSVLHTWGSALTHHPHIHMVIPGGGLSKDGKRWVACKPGFFLHVRVLSRLFRRLFTEGLLALHRAGKLTFFGDHTNLANPDTFTTWLAPLRKSEWVVYAKPPFGGPEAVLAYLSRYTHRVAISNSRLISADAETVAFRWKNYRIKTGEQQTTMRLATDEFIRRFLIHTLPDGFHRIRHYGLLVSATRKVNLAKIRTLLGAEIAKPDDPPSADIIPLTLREPCPDCGGAMRIIETFRRGQKPQCRAPPKE, encoded by the coding sequence TTGGAGACCGGGCACAAGCTGGAGATCGCTGACATTTTCCGCTCCTATGGCCCCACGTGGCGGTGGGCCAATGCGGGGCATGTTAGCCTGGCTCAGCTCAAGGTTATGTCAGCGATTGAGGCTTGCCGAACCGAGGCGCTCGGCGGGCATGTGGCGGCATGTAGCGAATGCAATCATCAGCACATCGCCTACAACTCCTGCAAAAACCGGCACTGTCCCAAATGTCAGGGGCCTGCCGCGTGCGACTGGATGGCCGCACGCGCCGACGATCTGCTGCCAGTGGAATACTTCCACGTCGTCTTCACCCTGCCTGCTGAGATCGCCCGCATCGCATATTGGAATAAGAAAGCTATTTATGGACTTTTATTCAAAGCATCTGCGCAGACCGTCACGACCATCGCCGCCGATCCCAAGCGACTTGGCGCACGCATCGGTCTAACCAGCGTTCTACATACTTGGGGCTCGGCGCTGACACATCACCCACACATCCACATGGTCATTCCCGGTGGCGGATTGTCAAAAGACGGCAAGAGGTGGGTCGCGTGCAAGCCGGGGTTCTTTCTGCACGTGCGTGTACTGTCTCGACTGTTCCGACGCTTGTTTACTGAGGGGCTTCTGGCCTTACATCGCGCGGGCAAACTTACCTTCTTTGGTGACCACACCAATCTGGCGAACCCCGACACCTTCACCACATGGCTGGCTCCGTTACGCAAATCAGAATGGGTGGTCTATGCCAAACCGCCCTTCGGAGGACCCGAGGCGGTGCTCGCCTATCTCAGCCGATATACGCACCGCGTGGCGATTTCTAACAGCCGCCTGATCAGCGCGGATGCTGAGACGGTCGCTTTCCGCTGGAAGAATTACCGGATCAAGACCGGCGAACAACAGACTACAATGCGCCTAGCCACAGACGAGTTCATCCGCCGTTTCCTGATCCATACACTGCCTGACGGCTTCCACCGCATCCGGCATTATGGCCTGCTGGTCAGCGCAACCCGCAAGGTCAATCTCGCTAAGATCCGCACCTTGCTCGGGGCAGAAATCGCAAAGCCCGACGATCCGCCAAGCGCCGATATCATCCCGTTAACGTTACGAGAACCTTGTCCAGACTGCGGTGGAGCAATGCGCATTATTGAGACCTTCCGCCGTGGTCAGAAACCCCAATGTCGTGCCCCACCAAAGGAGTAG
- a CDS encoding tyrosine-type recombinase/integrase yields MKEEKTTALRQRMIEDMRIRAIGETTQKGHIRAIKHFATFLGRSPDTATPDELRAYQLHMTDTEVTTSTFNTRIVSLRLFFGVTCGREEMKRYMQFRRKPRRLPVVLSVEEIGDLLAAVPGPGLTYRAALGISYGAGLRASEVCHLKVVDIDSGRMLIHVDEGKNGKDRKAMLSPGLLDLLREYWLEARPEGWLFPGKPKINPLSPRQLNRAFTSAKHMAGINKPATLHTLRHSFATHLLEAGTDVRVIQVLLGHSKLSTTARYTHVAAKTIRNTVSPFEGLKQLQDRTLRRGLE; encoded by the coding sequence ATGAAGGAAGAGAAGACAACGGCGCTGCGCCAGCGGATGATTGAAGATATGCGTATCCGCGCGATTGGTGAGACAACCCAGAAGGGTCACATCCGTGCGATCAAACATTTTGCGACATTTCTTGGTCGCTCGCCGGATACGGCGACACCTGACGAACTCAGGGCTTATCAGCTTCACATGACGGACACCGAGGTGACGACGTCGACCTTCAATACCCGGATTGTGTCGCTGCGGTTATTCTTCGGTGTGACCTGCGGGCGCGAAGAGATGAAACGATACATGCAGTTCCGACGCAAACCGAGGAGGCTGCCTGTTGTTCTGAGCGTCGAGGAAATTGGTGATCTGCTGGCGGCGGTGCCTGGACCAGGTCTCACATATCGTGCGGCACTCGGTATCTCCTATGGCGCAGGACTACGGGCTTCAGAAGTCTGCCATCTCAAAGTGGTGGACATCGACAGTGGCCGGATGCTGATCCATGTAGATGAGGGTAAGAATGGTAAAGATCGCAAGGCCATGCTGTCGCCGGGGCTGCTTGACCTGCTGCGTGAGTACTGGCTTGAGGCACGTCCTGAGGGGTGGCTGTTTCCCGGCAAACCAAAGATCAACCCGTTGTCCCCGCGCCAATTGAACCGCGCCTTCACATCCGCCAAACATATGGCTGGGATCAACAAACCTGCGACGCTGCATACTCTGCGGCACAGCTTCGCGACCCACCTTCTGGAGGCTGGAACGGACGTACGCGTAATCCAGGTTTTGCTTGGGCATTCAAAACTGAGCACGACAGCCCGCTACACCCACGTTGCCGCCAAAACGATCCGCAATACGGTCAGCCCGTTCGAGGGGCTCAAGCAATTGCAAGATCGCACGCTACGACGGGGGCTCGAGTAG
- a CDS encoding DMT family transporter gives MSRPAWLLLAPVLFLILWSGGYVVAKVGLLHAAPMAILAIRYACVIVIMTVLFVIFRPPLPTKHIDWLHLAIVGILIQTVYFGLTYLAFVNGVAAGTAALMMILQPILVALIAPKWSGERIGWRQWGGLLIALAGTTAVIASRLDIGPPPVLGFVFVLLGLAGITGATLWEKRFGLSHHPITANLIGYAAGLICLLPFLYLEDAQPILWDWEFFAVMVYLVIGNSVIAVGLLLAMIRAGEVARVSTLLFLVPPGAALAAWLVLDEAMPLIAWIGMAIAGAGVLIATRK, from the coding sequence ATGTCACGTCCAGCTTGGCTTCTCCTTGCACCCGTCCTGTTCCTGATCCTGTGGTCGGGTGGTTATGTCGTCGCCAAAGTCGGGCTGCTGCATGCTGCGCCTATGGCGATATTGGCGATCCGCTATGCCTGCGTAATCGTCATTATGACCGTGCTTTTTGTGATTTTCCGCCCGCCTTTGCCCACCAAGCACATCGACTGGCTGCATTTGGCCATCGTCGGCATCCTGATCCAAACTGTCTATTTCGGACTAACATATCTGGCGTTTGTGAACGGTGTGGCTGCGGGAACCGCTGCGTTGATGATGATCTTGCAGCCGATCCTTGTGGCGCTGATCGCGCCAAAATGGAGCGGTGAGAGGATCGGTTGGCGGCAATGGGGCGGGTTGCTGATTGCTTTGGCGGGGACAACGGCAGTTATAGCCTCGCGGCTAGACATCGGGCCGCCTCCGGTGCTGGGGTTCGTGTTTGTCCTGCTTGGGTTAGCAGGAATTACCGGCGCTACGCTTTGGGAAAAACGCTTTGGCCTGTCGCATCATCCGATCACCGCAAACCTAATTGGTTATGCGGCTGGGCTGATCTGCCTGTTGCCATTCCTGTATCTGGAAGACGCACAACCGATCCTTTGGGATTGGGAGTTTTTTGCCGTGATGGTCTATCTAGTCATTGGTAATTCGGTGATCGCTGTGGGTTTATTGTTGGCGATGATCCGCGCAGGCGAGGTCGCGCGCGTTTCAACCTTACTGTTCCTTGTCCCACCCGGTGCCGCGCTGGCCGCTTGGTTGGTTCTGGACGAGGCAATGCCGTTGATCGCCTGGATCGGAATGGCAATTGCCGGGGCAGGTGTTTTGATCGCCACGCGCAAGTGA
- a CDS encoding AAA family ATPase — translation MINECIFADAYVEEDVWDFLSPACTDNLLLWGLPGTGKSAVVKAIAYERYGTTDLQDENVVVLDCKDQEQAKQLNSKYLRGWYSWARLNSNCPILILDELDELTDAQQRALTAFINSSSLDDRRSMVLATTNVDLRDSLRDRTASAKAFSDALLSRFNTKLQMQQQLPADVLPLAQRKLQAANVLCDNAGLLDVLARHCDPTSKTIDLRTVQTVVNKLIRRSTTTAKKPPSKPSLQLI, via the coding sequence ATGATCAATGAATGCATTTTTGCGGATGCCTACGTTGAAGAGGATGTGTGGGACTTTTTAAGTCCTGCATGCACTGACAATCTGTTGCTTTGGGGACTACCCGGCACTGGCAAGAGTGCGGTTGTAAAAGCTATTGCATATGAGCGATACGGAACAACTGACTTACAGGATGAAAATGTGGTTGTGCTCGACTGCAAGGACCAGGAGCAAGCAAAGCAACTAAATAGCAAGTATCTGAGGGGTTGGTACAGTTGGGCGAGACTTAATTCTAATTGTCCAATTTTGATACTCGATGAACTTGATGAGCTTACGGACGCACAACAACGCGCACTTACAGCATTCATTAACTCTAGCAGTTTAGATGATCGGCGCAGCATGGTGCTTGCGACAACCAATGTGGATTTGCGGGATAGTTTGCGGGATAGGACGGCTAGCGCAAAAGCATTTTCTGACGCATTGCTGAGCCGCTTCAACACAAAGCTTCAAATGCAGCAACAACTACCTGCGGACGTGCTGCCACTCGCGCAAAGAAAGCTGCAGGCGGCTAATGTGTTATGTGACAACGCAGGATTGCTTGATGTCTTGGCTAGGCACTGTGACCCCACTTCGAAGACGATTGATCTCCGAACGGTTCAAACGGTCGTCAATAAGTTGATACGGCGGTCCACTACAACGGCTAAAAAGCCGCCCTCCAAGCCAAGCCTGCAGCTCATCTAA
- a CDS encoding IS256-like element ISOan6 family transposase encodes MGTTNIVDFARRDEMTDALTELLKTGAQQLIATAVEAELVSYLAQFTGLRTDAGHAAVVRNGHHPARPFQTGIGPVSVRIPKVRSKDGTLVTFRSALVPPYVRRTKTLEAALPWLYLKGISSGEMAPALKVLLGPDAVGLSANTVSRLKRDWANEYEAWKGAELDDEPIVYIWADGVHSGLRGEDDKLCALVIIGVTARGKKRFLAIEDGVRESTQSWREVLLNLKSRGMNAPKLAIGDGAMGFWAAMDEVYPETRHQRYWQHKTMNVLNCLPKLSQPKAKAALHDIWQAETKVDAEKAFDLFIKTYEPKYPKATLCLQKDREELMAFFDFPAQHWQSIRTSNPIESAFATIRHRTKRSKGCLSRDGMLHMMFKLGQCAEQNWRKLRGFDYLAKVITGVTFKDGIETTNPDQITA; translated from the coding sequence ATGGGAACTACTAACATTGTTGATTTTGCGCGTCGAGACGAGATGACGGACGCGTTGACGGAGTTGCTGAAAACGGGAGCACAACAACTGATCGCGACAGCAGTTGAGGCTGAGCTTGTCAGTTATTTGGCGCAATTTACCGGCTTACGCACCGATGCCGGTCACGCGGCAGTCGTGCGTAATGGACATCATCCGGCCCGCCCGTTTCAAACGGGCATTGGCCCTGTGAGCGTGCGCATTCCAAAGGTTCGGTCCAAGGACGGCACACTGGTGACATTCCGGTCTGCCCTGGTGCCGCCCTATGTGCGCCGCACGAAGACGCTGGAAGCGGCCTTGCCATGGCTTTACCTCAAAGGGATCTCCAGCGGCGAGATGGCTCCCGCCCTCAAGGTTCTTCTGGGCCCAGATGCCGTTGGCTTGTCGGCTAATACGGTTTCGCGTTTAAAACGCGATTGGGCCAATGAATACGAGGCTTGGAAAGGCGCTGAGTTAGATGACGAGCCCATCGTCTATATCTGGGCCGACGGCGTTCACAGCGGCCTTCGGGGCGAGGATGACAAGCTCTGTGCCCTTGTTATTATTGGGGTAACTGCCCGTGGCAAGAAGCGATTTCTGGCAATTGAGGATGGGGTGCGCGAGTCCACGCAGAGCTGGCGCGAGGTTCTGCTTAACCTCAAAAGCCGAGGCATGAATGCGCCCAAACTGGCCATCGGGGACGGTGCCATGGGGTTTTGGGCGGCCATGGACGAAGTCTATCCTGAGACCCGCCATCAACGCTATTGGCAACACAAAACGATGAACGTGCTCAATTGTTTACCCAAGCTGTCTCAGCCAAAAGCCAAGGCCGCGCTGCACGACATCTGGCAGGCCGAGACCAAAGTCGATGCAGAAAAGGCGTTCGATCTGTTCATCAAAACCTACGAACCCAAATACCCCAAGGCCACACTATGCCTGCAAAAAGATCGTGAGGAACTCATGGCATTCTTCGACTTTCCGGCGCAGCATTGGCAAAGCATCCGCACTAGCAATCCAATTGAATCGGCCTTCGCGACGATCCGGCATCGTACCAAGCGTTCAAAGGGCTGCCTGTCACGCGATGGCATGCTGCACATGATGTTCAAACTGGGGCAATGTGCTGAGCAAAATTGGAGGAAGCTACGCGGCTTTGACTACCTCGCAAAAGTCATCACAGGCGTCACGTTCAAAGACGGAATCGAAACCACAAACCCCGACCAGATCACCGCATGA
- the tnpA gene encoding IS200/IS605 family transposase yields the protein MIYSTGSHTKFYHRFHVVWTTKYRYKVMRGEMRERIREIIIQTCQELGVHIEKGVLSTDHVHMFISVPPQIALSKVMMRIKGRSSYKIQREFPELRKRYWGQRFWARGFFSTTSGNVTDAVILQYLELHSKREPTGVSR from the coding sequence ATGATCTATTCCACAGGAAGCCATACCAAATTTTATCACCGGTTTCACGTCGTCTGGACAACAAAATACCGATACAAAGTTATGCGCGGTGAGATGCGTGAGCGTATCCGTGAAATCATTATCCAAACATGCCAAGAACTTGGCGTGCATATTGAGAAGGGCGTATTGTCGACCGATCACGTCCACATGTTCATATCGGTCCCGCCTCAGATAGCATTGTCAAAGGTGATGATGCGGATCAAGGGACGCTCGTCTTATAAGATACAGCGCGAGTTTCCCGAACTGCGCAAACGGTACTGGGGCCAGCGGTTTTGGGCTCGCGGATTTTTCTCAACAACCAGCGGCAATGTCACTGACGCTGTCATACTTCAGTATCTTGAATTACATTCAAAAAGGGAACCTACCGGCGTCAGCCGGTAG